From the Tistrella mobilis genome, the window GCCGGCGATCCCGGCGTCGACGTGATCCTGGACATGGTCGGCGGCCCCTATCTGGGCCGCAACCTGCAGCTGCTGCGCCGCGACGGCCGGCTGGTCTATATCGCCTTCCTGCAGGGGCCGAAGACCGAGGTCGACCTGCGGCCGATCATGATGAAGCGGTTGACGGTCACCGGATCGACCCTCAGGGCCCGGCCGGTGGCCGAGAAGGCGGCGATCGCCGATGCGCTGGCCGAAAAGGTCTGGCCGCTGATCGAGGCCGGCCGGGTCGGCCCGGTGATCGACAGCGTGATGCCCTTCGACCGCGCGGCCGATGCGCATGCCCGGCTGGACGGCAGCACCCATGTCGGCAAGATCGTGCTGAAGGTGGCCGATCTCTGAGCCCTTGGCCGCCGGTCACATAAATGGCCGCGCGACGGTGCTTGCCTGTCGCGCGGCTTTCGTTTAAAGCCGGGGCTTCGCTATAGTCATCGGCACGACCGCCGCCGGGGGCCCATCCCCGAGCCCCCAGCGGGTGCCTGCCAGGCGGTAGCCTGAACAGTTCGAACGAGGAGCGACATGGCTGGTCCCCTGATGCCGAAGGCCACCGCCGTCTGGCTGGTCGAGAACACCGCCCTCACCTTCGACCAGATCGCCGAGTTCTGCAGCCTTCACCCGCTGGAGGTTCAGGGCATCGCCGATGGTGACGTCGCGACCGGCATCGTCGGTCAGGATCCGATCAAGAACGGTCAGCTCACCCCGGAAGAGGTGACGCGCTGCGAGCGCAACCCGGCGGCGCGGCTGAAGCTGCGCGAGCCGACCGTGCCGCTGATGCGCCGGACCAAGGGCCCGCGCTACACCCCCGTGGCCAAGCGCCAGGAGCGGCCCGACGCGATCGCCTTCCTGCTCAAGAACCATCCCGAGCTCGACGATGCCCAGGTCTGCAAGCTGCTGGGCACGACCAAGCAGACGGTGAACGCGGTCCGCAACCGGACCCACTGGAACAGCCCCAACATCAAGCCGCGCGATCCCGTGCTGCTGGGCCTGTGCACCCAGACCGACCTGAACCGCGAGCTGGCCATCCGCCGGCTGAACCGCGACCCCAACGAGCAGATCCCCGAACCGATGCAGTTCGACGAGGATGACGATCACGGCTACAACGACGACTATTGAGCCGTCGACGGCCGGGCTTTTCAGACGGGCGGCACCTTCGCGGGTGCCGCCCGTCTGGTTTATGGCTGATCCGGTTTATGCGCCAGGCTCCCAAAGCCGCACGGCCCGCCAGCCGGTGCGGCCCCTTTTGTCGGTGCGCCGGATCGCAAGGCAGCTCCGGCCCGGCCAGCTGCCGATCGCGATCCCGGCCGCAAGATCGGGTGGCACGAAGACATCGCCCCCGGGGCTGCGCAGAAAGGCGAAGGCCTGATCCTCCTGGCGGTCCAGCACACCGGTGAAGCGCTCGCACAAGCCCGGCAGCGTGTCGGCCGCAGAGGGGCGCCAGTCGATCGCCGGCCCGTCGGCCGTGGCATGGCCCACCTCCACCACCGTACCCGGCGGCAGCGTCCTGATCGCCGGAAACCGGCCATGGGGCAGAACGAAGCCGCTGGTCACACCGGTCGCCACATAGCTCAACGCCTTGGCCGTGTTGACATGGTCGATCACGCCCGGGCTGTAGCCGAGATTTGCCCGTTCCAACCCGCGCAGCAGCGCCTCGGCTTCGGCATCGACCGGGGCCGGCGCACGCGGTACCGCGGCGGCGAACCAGTCGGCCGCGCAGAAGGCCGCCAGGTCCGGCGGGATGCGATAGCCGTGCTGCTCGCGATACCGCGTCGCCTGGCGCAGCTGTTCCGCCGCCTCGTCGAAGCGGCTGTCGAGCGCCAGCAGCCGGGCCAGGCGGATGCGCAGCTGGCCCAGCTCCTGTTCCTCGCGGGCAAGACGGGTCGCATGGATCAGGCAGATCAGGGCATCGCTCCGCGCGCCGGCCTCTTCCAGGATCTCGCCCAGCAGACCCCAGACCCAGGCCGCCCGCCCCTGACGGCGCAGCACCGGGATCAGGCGGCGGCTCGCCGGGGCGGTCTCGCCATCGGCGAGGTGCAGCCTGCTGCGGTAATAGTTCAGCCATTGATCGTCGGGTGCGCCCTCCAGCGCCCGGTCCAGAACCTCCCGCCCCCAGGCCAGGGATGCCGCCTCCGGGCCTTCGGCGCCGGCCTTCGCCACCGTGGCACGACAGACCGCCCGGACGAAGCGGGTGCGCAGATCATCGAGCTTGCGGCCGGTCTCGTCGACGAAGGGCTTGTGGTCGTCCCAGGTGAAATCGTCGATGCCGGCCCAGTGGGCGAAGGACAGGAAGTCGGGCCAGACGCCCGAAACCTTGCCGGCCAGACGCAGGACCTGCGAAAAGGCGCTGTCGCGCCGGAGCGGATCGGCCATGCGTGAGAATTCGCGCAAGGTCGGCGAAATCTCAGCATGAAGCGCCGTGGGGGAGAGACGCCCGGCCTCGTGCGCATCCACCGCCTGTCGGATCCGGTCGTAGAGCACCCAGGCATAGGCGCGCAGCAGCCAGATGTCGGGGGCACCCTCGCCCGCCCCGGCATGGGCGCGGCGCGCCAGATCCAGCGCCTCGGCCTGGCGGCCCTGGCGGCGCAGGGCGAAAATCTCCCGCGCGCTCATGCGCCGCGTCCGATCCGGTCGGTCATCAAGCGGCGCAGATCGTCGCACAGCCCGCCGGTCGCCCCCGGGCCGCCCACTTCCTGAACCGCCGTCCAGTTCTGGCGGGCATCGTGGATGACATCGATCTCGCCCCTGCGGGTGGCATCGGCGAGCGCGATGCGCAGGCGATAGGGCATCGGCTTCTGGCCGGTGCGCCGGATGGAGGTCCCCGCCAGCGCCGCATCCAGTTCGACGAGGAAATCCCGGATGAAGGCCGGCTGTCCACCTTCGGCCGTGCCGTCCGCCGCCGGCCGGAAGGCCGCGAGCGCCTCCTCAGCAAGTGCGGCATCCCCGCCGCCCGGCGCCATGCCGGCCCGGCCGGGCTGGAACTTTCCGTTGTAATGATACTGCACCATGACCCGCCGGCCCTCGCGGGCCAGGGTGTAGCGCTCGCAATACTGAAGATGCTGCAGGCCGTCGATCGTGATGCCCCGGGCCGCCCAGAAGGCGCGCAGCCGGCGGTGGACCGGCATCAGCGGGGCGGCGGCAGCGGGAAAGGACAGGCGATGCCAGTCGGGATCCGCCCGCGGATCCTCGGCCGGGCCATCGGCCGTGGCCGCCGGTGCCGGATCGGGTGCCCAGATATCCGCCGGGCCGAAATCGGGCGGGTTGACCAGGATCAGCCGGCCCACCGCCCGGGTGACGGCGGTATAGGCCCAGCGGAAGAAGGCCGGGTTGCGCTGGCCGCGGCCGGGGGCGAAATGGACCAGAACCGTCTGCCACTCCCCGCCCTGCGCCTTGTGGCAGGTCATCGCATAGCCGTATTTGACCTGGAGCGCGTTGACATAGGGGTCTTCGACGATCGCCTGCCGGAAGGCCGCAGATTTCGGAGACAGATCCGGATGGCGGGTGCGGAAATGGACCAGCAGGGCCCGCTGTTCCAGCGGGGCAAGATCGCGCCCCGGCTGGTCGAGCAGGTTTTCGAGCAGCAGACAGCGGGTGCGGACGACCGTCCCGTCGCCCTCGCGATGCGCCACCACCGCTTGCCGGAAGCGCAGGGTGATCAGATGGCCGCCGGCCAGCGGCACCGGCACGGTCTCGGCCGTCTGGTCGACCGACAGCACCTTCACCACATCGCCGTTGCTGAGGCCATGGCGGCGCGAATTGCGGTTGACCAGCAGCGTGTCACCCGGCTGCGCCGGCAGGGCGGCATCCCCCCACAGCCGTTCGCGGACACTGCGATTATAGTCGAGCGCGGTGGCGTTGGAGGCGACCACGGCCACCACCTGGTCGCGCGCATGAATGCCGCCCACGATCAGCCCGACGGCACCGGCGGCACCCACCTCCACGATCTCTGTGGCATCGGGCCTGAGCGAGAGGGTATCGAACCGCCCGGCCGCCAGCGCCTCGCGGATCCGGGTCGCCCGGTTCAGGATGGCGCTGCCCTCGGCCTGACGCAGCACCACCGCCAGATCGAAACCGGCGACCTGCAGCCCGAAGGTCGCGGCCAGATAACCGGCATCGAGCGCGGGCGAGGTTTCCTCCCCCACCGGCGGCAGCTGGGCGGGGTCGCCGACGAAGAGCAGTTTCGCCAGCCGGTCCCCCGCGCGCCCCGGTCGCCGCATGCGGCAGAAGGCAATCAGATCGGCCAGCAACCGGCCTGAACCGAAGCGCAGCAGATCGCCCTGCATCTCGCGATCGCCGACCATCGAGGCCTCGTCGACCACGATCAGCGGGGCGACCGCCTCCTCGCCCTGCAGCGGAAAGATCATCCTGAGGCCGGGATCGGTCTCGGAGACCGCGTCTTCGTTCACCTCGATGCGGTCGAGGGCATAGATCGCACGGTGGATGGTCACGGCCGTGGCCGCCTCGCCACCGGCCATCCGGCCGACCTTGTGGGTAAGGATCCGTGCGGCCCGCCCCGTGGGGGCGACAAGGGCCGGTGACAGGTTCCGTGCCGCCAGACGGCCGACCAGGGCCGCGATCAGCGCCGTCTTGCCGGTGCCGGCCCCGCCCCGCAGGATGAAGGCATCCAGCCCGTCATCCCGCAGGAAGCCCTCGATCGCATCGAGCGCCGCCGCCTGATCCGGTGTCAGTCTGATGGGCGTCGCGTCGCTCGGTCTGGTCATCTCGCCTGTCATCGCATTCCGGTCGGCCCCAGCATAGTCGCCGGACGGGGCGGCGGGGAAGCTGCGTGACACGAAATCGAGCGCAGGTGACCACGCGTCAGGCCGGCAGCGCCGCGCGCCCCGGGCGCAGATCCCGGCCGCGCGGCCGCGCGAGGGTGAGCACGATCAGCACCGCCACTCCCGACAGGGCGGCGGCCCCATACCAGAGCCCGGCATAGTCGCCGGTTGCGGCGAAGATGCGCCCGCCCGCCCAGGCGCCGAGCGCGGCGCCGAGCGAATGGCCGGCCGAAAGCAGCCCCATGGCCAGACCCATCCGGTGCAGCCCCAGACGGTCGGCGACCAGCCCGGCCGTGGGGGCGACGGTCGAATAGTCGAACAGGCCGAACAGCACCGCGAAGATCAGCAGCAGGCCGTAATCGTCGCCGATGAACACCAGCAGCACCAGCGCCGCCGCCCGGCCGGCATAGATCACCGCCAGCAGCCGGCCGCGATCGATCCGGTCCCCCAGATGGCCCGCCAGGATCATGCCACCCAGATTGACCGCGCAAAGCACGCCATAGGCCGTGGCCGAGGGCAGCGGCGGAAAGCCGCAGAGTGCGGCATAGGGCATCAGATGCACCTCGATCACGCCCGAGGTGGTGATGCCGCAGATGAAAAAGCTCCAGAACAGCGCGTGGAAGACCGGGTTGGTGGCCAGGAAGCCGATCCGCCGGCCCATGGGCTCGACAGCCGGTGCCGCACCCCCAGGGGCCGCCGCCGCGGCACGGGCGCGGGGCAGCAGCACGAAGGCCGCCACGGCCGCCACGCCGGCCGCTATGGCGAGACCGATGAAGCCGGTGCGCCAGTCATCCGCCGTCATCCAGACCGACAGGATCGGCACCAGGGCAAGCTGCCCGGCCGTGGCGCCGGCGGTCGCGATGCCGGTGGCGAAGCCGCGTCGGGCGGCCGGCACCATCAGCGCCACCGCGGTCGCCACCACATGGGTCGCCACCGCGCCGAAACCGATGCCGCCCACCACCGAAAAGGCCAGGATCAGCATCACCGGCCCGTCGGCCAGAGAGATCAGCCCGGCCGCGGCGGCCACCATCACCAGCCCGGCACCCAGCAGGCGGCGGGGGCCATGGCTGTCGGTCAGAAGGCCGGCGGTCGGCGCCAGCAGGGCCATCACCACCAGGGCGAGCGCGCCGGCATTGGACACCTCGGTCCGGCTCCAGCCTTCCGCCTGTTCCCAGACCGGCATGGCAAGGCCCAGCGCCGCGCGGGTCGAGAAGGCGAGGCCGAGCGACAGGAAACCGATGATCACGACGGTCCAGGCAGCCAGGCCGAAACCGGGCTGACGCGGCAATGGAGAGGCGGCGGACATGGGGCGGGAGGCTCCGCGAGAGATGAAACTGCGCGGCATTTAGCCGCGGCGGGCAAGCTTCGTCATCATCTCAATGCCGGCCGCGATCCCATACCCCCGTCCATCTTCGGGCAAGGCGAAGCCCAACTTGCCCTCGGCCCCCGTCGCATCACGCAAAAAAGGCCGGCCGATCAACCGCTGATCGGCCGGCTAACTCCCGGAAACGAGCCGCGGCGGGGACGAAGGAGATGGCCGCGACAGAATGATCATGTCGTTCTATGAGTGAACACGCAAGTAGATTTTTTCTTTGGCTTATTCATTATAATTTAATTTCAAGATATGTGATGCATGAATGCTGTGATCCGGCCCCTCCCGCGGACGCATGTCTGCAGGGGCGGCCGGCCCCCCGACCATCGGAGGGGGTCCACACCCTTGACTTGAACCATGTTTTACCCGATCAACTCTTTCAACGGGACCCGGTGGGAAATTACGCGGACGATGGCCCGGGCATCCCGATAATTATTGCATCCAGGCGCAAGCCGTCCGCAGCCAGGGGGAAACGACCATGTCCGATCAGGCCGCCGCCAAGATCGCCGCGCTGCTGACCGTCACCGAACGCTTCGATCCGCCGGCGCGTGTCGTCGAGGCCGCGACGGTCAAGGATCCCAAGGCCTATGTCGCCGCCGCCAATGCCGACCCGCTGGCCTATTGGGCGGAGCGGGCGCAGAGCCTGACCTGGACGAAGCCCTGGGACGAGGTCTGCCGCTTCGAGATGCCGGACCATCAGTGGTTCACCGGCGGGCGCACCAACATCTCGATCAACTGCCTGGACCGCCATGTGCAGGCGGGGCGCGGCGATGCCAAGGCCATGACCTTCGTCTCGGAAAACGGCGAAGAGCGCAGCTTCACCTATGCCGAGGCGCTGGCCGAGGTCTGCCGCATCGCCAACGGGCTGAAAAGCCTGGGCGTCGCCCGCGGCGACCGGGTGGTCATCTACATGCCGCTGACCCCGGAAGGCGTGTTCTCGATGCATGCCTGCGCGCGCATCGGCGCGGTGCATTCCATGGTCTATGCCGGCATGGGCGAAGGTGCGCTGAAAAAGCGCATCCAGGACAGCGGCGCGAAAGTGGTGCTGGTTTCCGACGCCACCTGGCGGCGGGGCAAGATCGTCGACCTGAAGGGCATCGTCGACCGCGCGCTTGCGGGCGACGACGCGCCGAAGCTGGATCATGTCGTGGTGCTCTCGCGCACGGGTCGCGAGGTTGCGGCCGGCGAGGTCGATTTTGCGTCCCTCATCGCCCATCAGCCCGACTTCATCGAGGCCGAGGAGATGGAGGCGGAAGACCCCCTCTTCATCCTGTACACCTCGGGCACGACCGGCGCGCCCAAGGGCGTGGTCCATGTCCATGGCGGCTATATGGTCGGCTGCGACACGCTGATCCGCACCTTCTTCGGCGTGACGCAGGATTCGGTCTGGTGGTCGCTGTCGGATATCGGCTGGATCGTCGGCCATTCCTACATCGCCTATGGCCCGATGCTGGTCGGCTGCCATCAGATCATCCGCGAGGGCACGCCCGACTACCCGGATGCCGGCGTCACCTGGGACGTGGTCGACCGCTTCGGGGTGACCGAAATGTTCACGGCACCCACGGCGGTGCGGATGTGGATGCGGTTCGGCAGCGATTTCGTGAAGAAATACTCCCGCCGCAGCCTGAAGGTCATGGCCTGTGCGGGTGAACCGCTGAACCCCGAGGCCTGGTCCTGGGCGCAGCGCGAGATCCTGTCGGATGACGGCGAGGCCTTTGCGCATTGCGTCGACAACTTCTTCCAGACCGAGGTGGCGAGCCCGATGCTCGGCACCTATCCGGCCATGGCCACCCGCCCCGGCCGCGCCGGCATCGCCATGCCGACACTGCTCGCCCGCATCGTCGACCCCGAGACCGGAGCCGACGTCCCCAATGGTCAGGGCGGGCTGTTCGTGGTGGAAAAGCCCCTGCCCTACATGCTGCGTACGGTCTGGGGCGACCCCAGGCGCTATGCCAGCTATTGGTCGGAGCGCCTCGGCGGCTATGTCACCGGCGATCTGGCGGTGCGGGACGATGAAGGCTATATCGCCCTGCTCGGCCGGTCCGACGACGTGATCAACGTTGCTGGCCACCGCATCGGCACCGCCGATGTCGAAAGCTCTCTGGTCGGCCATCCGGCCGTCGCCGAGGCCGCCGTGGTCGGCCTGCCCGACGAGTTGAAGGGCGAGAAGATCAAGGCCTTCGTGGTGGTGCGCGCCGGCGAAACCGGCGATCAGGCCCTGGTGGCGAAGCTGGTCGCCCATGTCCGCGAGGATCTGGGCCCGATCGCCCAGCCCTCGGAACTGGTGATCGTCGACAAGCTGCCCAAGACCCGGTCGGGCAAGATCATGCGGCGCCTGCTCAAGGCCCGCGAGCTGGGCCTGCCCGAGGGCGACACCTCGACCCTCGACGAATGATCCGCTCTGCGGAATTATAGCGATCCGGGCGCGACTGCCTTGCGGGTGGTCGCGCCTTCAGGTTTTCAGGACCATCCGGAGAGACCGCCCCATGTCGGCCGAGAGCACCCCGTCGAAATACGACACCAACCTCGATCGCAACCCGGCGAATTATCAGCCGCTGACCCCGCTCTCGCTGCTGGAGCGCACGGCCGACGTCCATCCCGACCGGGTGGCGGTGATCCATGGCGATCAGCGCTGGACCTATCGCGAACTCTATGCCCGCTGCCGGCGCCTGGCCTCGGCGCTGGCGGCGCGGGGCATCGGCTATGGCGACACGGTCTCGATCATGGCGCCCAACACCCCTGCCATGCTGGAAGCCCATTACGGCGTGCCGATGACCGGGGCGGTGCTGAACGAGCTGAACATCCGGCTCGATCCGGAAGCGCTGGCCTTCATCCTGAAGCATGCCGAAACCAAGGTGCTGTTCACCGACCGCGAATTCAGCGGCGTGATCAAGGCCACGCTGGAGCTGCTGGACGACAGGCCGCTGGTGATCGACATCGACGATCCGGCGATCACCCATGGCGAGTTCCTGGGCGAGATCGAATACGAGGCCCTGCTGGCCGAAGGCGACCCCGACTATGCCTGGCAGATGCCGGCCGACGAATGGCAGTCGATTTCGCTGGGCTATACCTCGGGCACCACGGGCGATCCCAAGGGCGTGGTCTACAGCCATCGCGGTGCCTGGATGAACGGGGTCAACAACATCCTGACCTGGGATCTGCCCAAGGGCTCGGTCTATCTCTGGACCCTGCCGATGTTCCACTGCTCGGGCTGGTGCTTCCCCTACACCATGGTCGCGGCCGCGGGCACCCAGGTCTGCCTGCGCCGGGTTGAAGCCAAGGCGATCTTCGATGCGATCGAGACCCACGGCGTCACCCATCTCTGCGGTGCGCCCACCGTGCTCGGGCTGCTGGTCAATGCGCCCGCCGAGGTGAAGCGGAATTTCGACCACAAGATCCAGATGATGACTGCGGCCTCCGCCCCGCCCTCTTCGGTGATCGCGGGCATGGAGGCGATGGGCTTCGAGATCACCCATGTCTATGGCCTGACCGAGGTCTACGGCCCGGTGGTGGTCTGCGAATGGAAGCCCGAATGGGATGCGAAGCCGCTGGAGGAACGCGCCCGGATCAAGGCCCGCCAGGGCGTGCGCTACGCCCTGCAGCAGGGGCTGACGGTCGCCGATCCGGAAACCCTGGAACCGGTACCGGCCGACGGGCAGACGATGGGCGAGGTGATAATGCGCGGCAACATCACCATGAAGGGCTACCTCAAGAACAAGTCTGCCACCGACAAGGCCTTCGCCGGCGGCTGGTTCCATTCCGGCGATCTGGGTGTGATGCACCCCGACGGCTATATCGAACTCAAGGACCGGTCGAAGGACATCATCATTTCGGGCGGCGAGAACATTTCCTCGATCGAGGTCGAAGAGGTGCTCTACAGCCATCCGGCCGTGATGGAAGCCGCGGTCGTGGCCCGGCCCGACGAGAAATGGGGCGAGACGCCCTGCGCCTTCATCACCCTGAAGCCGGATTCCACCGCCACCGAAGCCGAGATCCGCGAGCACTGCGCGAAGCACCTGGCCCGCTTCAAGCTGCCCAAGACCTTCGTCTTCACCGACCTGCCCAAGACCTCGACCGGCAAGGTGCAGAAATTCGTGCTGCGCGAACGCGCGCGAGGGCTGTAAGACGCCGACAGCCGGCCCGGACATACGAAAACCCCTGCCGTCCTATCCGGGCGGCAGGGGTTTCGCGGGATCGCGGGGGTCTTCATCGGCCGTATCGGCGCTGGGCGGCCGCGGCCTGATCGCCGCAGCGCAGGCCGGCATCCCGCCGGCGGGCACTACGGCCTCGGATAGGCGGGTCTACCGGTCAGTTGATCTCCAGCCGCGAGATCTCTTCCTTGACTTTCAGCTTGCTGCGCTTCAGCTCGGCGATCGCGTGGTCGTCGGGCTTCGGTCGGATGTACTCGCTGTGCAACGCCTCGTCGAGAGCGGCATGCTTCTGCTTCAAGGCTTCGACACGCGCCTGAACGCTCATGGACACCTCCGTTGCGCAATACCATCTTGGACCGGGACAGGCGGCCACGTCCCGTGGCACGGCCCGATCCCTTACACAGGGCGACCCCTCAGAAAGTTACGTGGATATGACGACGGACGGCTTCAACCCCCCTGATGACGGTTCGATGACGGCAATGAATGGCATGGGCCGGCCCGGGCCCCGCCGTCTGATCGTCGGCATCTCGGGCGCCTCGGGCGTCGTCTACGGTATCCGCCTGTTGCAGTTGCTGAAATCGGCCGGAATCGAGAGCCATCTGGTGATGAGCAAGGCGGCCGAGATGACGGTCGCCTATGAAACCGATCTGCGCATCGCCGAGGTAAAGGCGCTGGCCCACACGGTCCATGATCCGCGCGATGTGGGCGCCGCGATCTCCAGCGGCTCGTTCCGCACGCTGGGCATGGTGGTCGCCCCCTGCTCGATCCGCAGCCTGTCAGAAATCGCCTATGGCAACACCACCGGCCTTCTGACCCGGGCCGCCGATGTGGTGCTGAAGGAACGCCGCCGGCTGGTGCTGATGGTCCGCGAAACCCCGCTGCATCTGGGCCATCTGCGCGCCATGACCCAGGCCGCCGAAGCCGGCGCCATCATCGCCCCGCCGGTGCCGGCCTTCTATGCAAAGCCCGACAGCCTGCAGGCGATGATCGACCACACCCTCGGCCGGGTGCTGGACCTCTTCGACATCGACACGCCGGGGCTGAAGCGGT encodes:
- a CDS encoding DUF1013 domain-containing protein → MAGPLMPKATAVWLVENTALTFDQIAEFCSLHPLEVQGIADGDVATGIVGQDPIKNGQLTPEEVTRCERNPAARLKLREPTVPLMRRTKGPRYTPVAKRQERPDAIAFLLKNHPELDDAQVCKLLGTTKQTVNAVRNRTHWNSPNIKPRDPVLLGLCTQTDLNRELAIRRLNRDPNEQIPEPMQFDEDDDHGYNDDY
- a CDS encoding tetratricopeptide repeat protein → MSAREIFALRRQGRQAEALDLARRAHAGAGEGAPDIWLLRAYAWVLYDRIRQAVDAHEAGRLSPTALHAEISPTLREFSRMADPLRRDSAFSQVLRLAGKVSGVWPDFLSFAHWAGIDDFTWDDHKPFVDETGRKLDDLRTRFVRAVCRATVAKAGAEGPEAASLAWGREVLDRALEGAPDDQWLNYYRSRLHLADGETAPASRRLIPVLRRQGRAAWVWGLLGEILEEAGARSDALICLIHATRLAREEQELGQLRIRLARLLALDSRFDEAAEQLRQATRYREQHGYRIPPDLAAFCAADWFAAAVPRAPAPVDAEAEALLRGLERANLGYSPGVIDHVNTAKALSYVATGVTSGFVLPHGRFPAIRTLPPGTVVEVGHATADGPAIDWRPSAADTLPGLCERFTGVLDRQEDQAFAFLRSPGGDVFVPPDLAAGIAIGSWPGRSCLAIRRTDKRGRTGWRAVRLWEPGA
- a CDS encoding ATP-dependent DNA helicase, producing MTRPSDATPIRLTPDQAAALDAIEGFLRDDGLDAFILRGGAGTGKTALIAALVGRLAARNLSPALVAPTGRAARILTHKVGRMAGGEAATAVTIHRAIYALDRIEVNEDAVSETDPGLRMIFPLQGEEAVAPLIVVDEASMVGDREMQGDLLRFGSGRLLADLIAFCRMRRPGRAGDRLAKLLFVGDPAQLPPVGEETSPALDAGYLAATFGLQVAGFDLAVVLRQAEGSAILNRATRIREALAAGRFDTLSLRPDATEIVEVGAAGAVGLIVGGIHARDQVVAVVASNATALDYNRSVRERLWGDAALPAQPGDTLLVNRNSRRHGLSNGDVVKVLSVDQTAETVPVPLAGGHLITLRFRQAVVAHREGDGTVVRTRCLLLENLLDQPGRDLAPLEQRALLVHFRTRHPDLSPKSAAFRQAIVEDPYVNALQVKYGYAMTCHKAQGGEWQTVLVHFAPGRGQRNPAFFRWAYTAVTRAVGRLILVNPPDFGPADIWAPDPAPAATADGPAEDPRADPDWHRLSFPAAAAPLMPVHRRLRAFWAARGITIDGLQHLQYCERYTLAREGRRVMVQYHYNGKFQPGRAGMAPGGGDAALAEEALAAFRPAADGTAEGGQPAFIRDFLVELDAALAGTSIRRTGQKPMPYRLRIALADATRRGEIDVIHDARQNWTAVQEVGGPGATGGLCDDLRRLMTDRIGRGA
- a CDS encoding MFS transporter, coding for MSAASPLPRQPGFGLAAWTVVIIGFLSLGLAFSTRAALGLAMPVWEQAEGWSRTEVSNAGALALVVMALLAPTAGLLTDSHGPRRLLGAGLVMVAAAAGLISLADGPVMLILAFSVVGGIGFGAVATHVVATAVALMVPAARRGFATGIATAGATAGQLALVPILSVWMTADDWRTGFIGLAIAAGVAAVAAFVLLPRARAAAAAPGGAAPAVEPMGRRIGFLATNPVFHALFWSFFICGITTSGVIEVHLMPYAALCGFPPLPSATAYGVLCAVNLGGMILAGHLGDRIDRGRLLAVIYAGRAAALVLLVFIGDDYGLLLIFAVLFGLFDYSTVAPTAGLVADRLGLHRMGLAMGLLSAGHSLGAALGAWAGGRIFAATGDYAGLWYGAAALSGVAVLIVLTLARPRGRDLRPGRAALPA
- a CDS encoding acetate--CoA ligase, with the translated sequence MSDQAAAKIAALLTVTERFDPPARVVEAATVKDPKAYVAAANADPLAYWAERAQSLTWTKPWDEVCRFEMPDHQWFTGGRTNISINCLDRHVQAGRGDAKAMTFVSENGEERSFTYAEALAEVCRIANGLKSLGVARGDRVVIYMPLTPEGVFSMHACARIGAVHSMVYAGMGEGALKKRIQDSGAKVVLVSDATWRRGKIVDLKGIVDRALAGDDAPKLDHVVVLSRTGREVAAGEVDFASLIAHQPDFIEAEEMEAEDPLFILYTSGTTGAPKGVVHVHGGYMVGCDTLIRTFFGVTQDSVWWSLSDIGWIVGHSYIAYGPMLVGCHQIIREGTPDYPDAGVTWDVVDRFGVTEMFTAPTAVRMWMRFGSDFVKKYSRRSLKVMACAGEPLNPEAWSWAQREILSDDGEAFAHCVDNFFQTEVASPMLGTYPAMATRPGRAGIAMPTLLARIVDPETGADVPNGQGGLFVVEKPLPYMLRTVWGDPRRYASYWSERLGGYVTGDLAVRDDEGYIALLGRSDDVINVAGHRIGTADVESSLVGHPAVAEAAVVGLPDELKGEKIKAFVVVRAGETGDQALVAKLVAHVREDLGPIAQPSELVIVDKLPKTRSGKIMRRLLKARELGLPEGDTSTLDE
- a CDS encoding acyl-CoA synthetase, with product MSAESTPSKYDTNLDRNPANYQPLTPLSLLERTADVHPDRVAVIHGDQRWTYRELYARCRRLASALAARGIGYGDTVSIMAPNTPAMLEAHYGVPMTGAVLNELNIRLDPEALAFILKHAETKVLFTDREFSGVIKATLELLDDRPLVIDIDDPAITHGEFLGEIEYEALLAEGDPDYAWQMPADEWQSISLGYTSGTTGDPKGVVYSHRGAWMNGVNNILTWDLPKGSVYLWTLPMFHCSGWCFPYTMVAAAGTQVCLRRVEAKAIFDAIETHGVTHLCGAPTVLGLLVNAPAEVKRNFDHKIQMMTAASAPPSSVIAGMEAMGFEITHVYGLTEVYGPVVVCEWKPEWDAKPLEERARIKARQGVRYALQQGLTVADPETLEPVPADGQTMGEVIMRGNITMKGYLKNKSATDKAFAGGWFHSGDLGVMHPDGYIELKDRSKDIIISGGENISSIEVEEVLYSHPAVMEAAVVARPDEKWGETPCAFITLKPDSTATEAEIREHCAKHLARFKLPKTFVFTDLPKTSTGKVQKFVLRERARGL
- a CDS encoding YdcH family protein, whose amino-acid sequence is MSVQARVEALKQKHAALDEALHSEYIRPKPDDHAIAELKRSKLKVKEEISRLEIN
- a CDS encoding UbiX family flavin prenyltransferase, which gives rise to MTAMNGMGRPGPRRLIVGISGASGVVYGIRLLQLLKSAGIESHLVMSKAAEMTVAYETDLRIAEVKALAHTVHDPRDVGAAISSGSFRTLGMVVAPCSIRSLSEIAYGNTTGLLTRAADVVLKERRRLVLMVRETPLHLGHLRAMTQAAEAGAIIAPPVPAFYAKPDSLQAMIDHTLGRVLDLFDIDTPGLKRWGETAATPDKAQADL